One genomic segment of Heptranchias perlo isolate sHepPer1 chromosome 3, sHepPer1.hap1, whole genome shotgun sequence includes these proteins:
- the LOC137306099 gene encoding cyclin-dependent kinase 5 activator 1-like encodes MGTVLSLSPGSRRSSLFEDGTDSKSLSRYHAIQSAKSNGQKDKNLKRHSMFIPAMTWKRLVASTKKKTSRKSNPSNYHHQNDVVHLNSENVKKSLSCANLSSYELQVPGDPLSTKQLSSIKKASSHNSGAGSPKRVIVQASTSELLKCLGEFLCRRCYRLKHLSPTDPVLWLRSVDRSLLLQGWQDQAFVTPANVVFVYLLCRDVIDGDQVATEHDLQATLLTCLYLSYSYMGNEISYPLKPFLVESAKDAFWDRCLRIINTMSTKMLQINADPHYFTQVFADLKNEGSRDDFSRISVTLDR; translated from the coding sequence ATGGGTACTGTCTTGTCGCTGTCTCCCGGCTCTCGGAGATCTAGTCTATTTGAGGATGGTACTGACTCCAAGTCTTTGAGTCGCTACCACGCTATTCAAAGTGCCAAGAGCAACGGCCAGAAGGATAAAAACCTGAAGCGTCACTCCATGTTTATCCCAGCCATGACTTGGAAGCGTCTAGTAGCCTCAACCAAGAAGAAGACCTCTAGAAAGTCCAACCCTAGTAACTATCATCACCAGAATGACGTGGTCCACCTCAACAGTGAAAACGTGAAAAAGTCTCTGTCTTGTGCCAACCTTTCCAGTTATGAACTCCAGGTGCCCGGTGACCCCTTGAGCACCAAACAGCTCTCTTCCATCAAGAAGGCCTCTTCCCACAACAGTGGAGCAGGATCTCCCAAACGTGTAATAGTCCAGGCATCTACCAGTGAATTATTGAAGTGTTTGGGAGAATTCCTTTGCCGGCGGTGTTACAGGCTGAAGCACTTGTCCCCGACAGATCCGGTCCTTTGGTTGCGTAGTGTTGACCGCTCCTTATTGCTTCAAGGTTGGCAGGACCAGGCATTCGTCACACCGGCCAACGTGGTCTTTGTCTACTTGCTTTGTAGAGATGTCATTGACGGGGACCAGGTGGCCACAGAGCATGACTTGCAAGCCACCCTCTTGACCTGCCTTTATCTGTCCTACTCCTACATGGGCAACGAGATCTCCTACCCGCTGAAGCCCTTTTTGGTGGAGAGCGCCAAGGATGCTTTTTGGGACCGGTGCCTTCGCATCATTAACACCATGAGTACCAAGATGCTCCAGATCAACGCCGATCCTCATTATTTCACCCAGGTCTTTGCGGATCTGAAAAACGAAGGAAGTCGAGATGACTTTAGCAGGATCTCCGTTACTTTAGATCGGTGA